From a single Bacillus pseudomycoides DSM 12442 genomic region:
- a CDS encoding ABC transporter ATP-binding protein, producing MISVQNVTKKFSNGKGLFDITFQVKEGEVFGYLGPNGAGKSTTIRNLMGFIKPTAGHAEIFGLDCWNEAAKIQREVGYLPGEISFIEGMNGLEFLKLMQGMRGLKDVKRRDELIERLQFDVKTPIRKMSKGMKQKVGIVAAFMHDPEVLILDEPTSGLDPLMQQTFIDLILEEKQKGKTILMSSHIFTEIERTCDRVAIIKDGRLVTVENIHDLQGMRRQVMDVTVSSQVEMRSLQKENLHFEAVKGNTASIIVQGNYQEVLQTLARYNVKALQTRAMDLEHLFMHYYDAKEGVKHE from the coding sequence ATGATTTCAGTCCAAAATGTCACAAAAAAATTTTCAAATGGAAAAGGATTATTTGATATTACTTTTCAAGTAAAAGAAGGTGAAGTTTTCGGTTACCTAGGGCCAAATGGTGCAGGGAAATCAACAACGATTCGTAATTTAATGGGATTTATAAAGCCAACTGCTGGTCATGCAGAAATTTTCGGTCTAGACTGCTGGAACGAAGCTGCAAAAATTCAAAGGGAAGTTGGTTATTTACCAGGGGAAATTTCCTTTATAGAAGGAATGAATGGATTAGAATTTTTAAAACTTATGCAAGGTATGCGCGGATTGAAAGATGTAAAGAGACGTGATGAGCTTATTGAAAGATTACAATTTGATGTGAAAACACCAATTCGGAAAATGTCTAAAGGGATGAAACAAAAAGTAGGAATTGTAGCTGCATTTATGCATGATCCAGAAGTGTTAATTTTGGATGAACCAACGTCAGGATTAGATCCACTCATGCAGCAAACTTTTATTGATTTAATACTAGAGGAAAAACAAAAAGGAAAGACAATCCTTATGTCATCCCATATTTTCACAGAAATTGAGCGGACATGTGACCGGGTAGCTATTATTAAGGATGGTCGCCTTGTAACGGTGGAAAATATTCATGATTTACAAGGCATGAGAAGACAGGTAATGGATGTAACGGTTTCATCTCAAGTGGAAATGCGTTCTTTACAAAAGGAAAATTTACACTTTGAAGCGGTGAAGGGGAATACAGCGTCCATTATTGTACAGGGGAATTATCAGGAAGTATTACAAACGCTTGCTAGGTATAATGTGAAAGCACTTCAAACGAGGGCGATGGATTTAGAACATTTATTTATGCATTATTATGATGCGAAGGAGGGTGTGAAACATGAATAA
- a CDS encoding ABC transporter permease subunit, which translates to MNKQLFLASFKENQKSIWSYSIGAALYLWLLIWIFPSLVSAKGLNEMIDAMPDSVKKIVGMENSIQNVSDFLAGEYYGMLFLIILTIFSVTVATHVMACYVDKGAMAYLLATPVSRVKIAITQGVVLILGLLIIILATYGAGVLGAEWLLKDNNLNQEVFFKMNLVGGLLFFVVSAYSFLFSCICNDERKALSLSASVTILFYLLDMVGKLSDKLEWMRNISLFTLFRPKEIVAGTYNIWPVSMGLIFGAICIFVVAIVLFKKRDLPL; encoded by the coding sequence ATGAATAAACAGCTGTTTTTAGCTAGCTTTAAAGAAAATCAAAAAAGCATATGGAGTTATTCAATTGGTGCGGCTCTTTATTTGTGGTTATTAATTTGGATATTTCCATCGCTCGTATCTGCGAAAGGATTAAATGAAATGATAGATGCTATGCCAGATAGTGTGAAAAAGATTGTTGGCATGGAAAATTCGATTCAAAATGTAAGTGATTTTTTAGCAGGTGAATACTATGGCATGTTGTTTCTAATTATATTGACAATTTTTAGTGTAACGGTTGCTACACATGTAATGGCTTGTTATGTAGATAAAGGGGCGATGGCTTATTTGTTGGCAACACCGGTATCTAGAGTGAAAATTGCAATAACACAAGGGGTAGTTCTTATTCTAGGATTGCTGATTATTATACTTGCGACGTATGGAGCTGGTGTATTAGGAGCAGAGTGGCTCTTGAAAGATAACAATTTAAATCAAGAAGTATTCTTCAAAATGAATTTAGTTGGGGGGCTGTTGTTTTTCGTAGTCAGTGCCTATTCATTTTTATTCTCTTGTATATGTAACGATGAAAGAAAAGCTCTTAGTCTTTCTGCCAGTGTTACAATTTTGTTTTATTTACTAGATATGGTAGGGAAATTAAGTGATAAGCTAGAATGGATGAGAAATATATCATTATTTACGTTGTTCCGTCCAAAAGAAATTGTGGCAGGGACATATAACATATGGCCGGTAAGTATGGGATTAATTTTTGGTGCGATTTGTATCTTTGTAGTAGCGATTGTATTGTTCAAAAAGAGAGATTTACCGCTATAG
- a CDS encoding RNA polymerase sigma factor: protein MKVIPVYKIMVKEEGNVSLAKNGDHEAFVSLIHTHKVQLYRIAKAMLYDENDVEDAIQTTILKAYENIKKLKNEEFFQTWCIRILMNQCNEMIRSRKKVIAIEGNNDYMIAFDSYEDIDLHNAIQSLNEELKAVTVLYYYEDMNQENIAALLEIPKGTVKSRLSRAREQLQKQLRME, encoded by the coding sequence GTGAAAGTAATACCTGTATATAAAATAATGGTAAAAGAAGAGGGTAATGTTTCTTTAGCTAAAAACGGTGATCATGAAGCATTTGTCTCTTTAATACATACACATAAAGTTCAGCTCTATCGTATAGCCAAAGCAATGCTATATGATGAGAATGACGTAGAAGATGCGATACAAACAACAATTCTAAAGGCTTATGAAAATATAAAAAAGCTTAAAAATGAAGAGTTTTTCCAAACATGGTGCATTCGAATCCTGATGAATCAGTGTAATGAAATGATACGATCACGAAAAAAGGTAATTGCGATAGAAGGAAATAATGATTATATGATAGCATTTGATTCTTATGAAGATATAGATCTTCATAATGCAATTCAGTCTTTAAATGAAGAATTAAAAGCTGTAACAGTACTCTACTATTATGAAGATATGAATCAAGAAAATATTGCGGCATTATTAGAAATACCAAAAGGAACTGTTAAATCAAGGTTGTCACGGGCAAGAGAACAATTGCAGAAGCAATTACGAATGGAATAG
- a CDS encoding LCP family protein has translation MEKNLSSREKKNKKKYKKGKVIGIFVGVLLAVGIGYGAYLYNKTSNAVQKASLSLARGEKSDLREEVVKPITNNVSLLIMGIDENQERQKEYNGAFHTDALLLATFNKDDKTVKLISIPRDTYTYVPIEKKKDKITHAYGRGFVKNGKDGGPQASVEAVEKLLHVPVDYFVKFNFNSFIKIVDDLGGIEIDVPIEFSEQNSKDEPEAIHLKKGMQTLTGEQALALARTRHIDSDAMRGQRQQLVIEAILTKLKSAGSVTKIGKMIDAVDGEFKTNLALADMLSFYKYGLNASIEKIQLAGDDLYLPNGPKGERVYYYNPDTKSLRELSNILRIHLGLSEQQIKKEDGES, from the coding sequence ATGGAGAAGAATTTATCTTCACGTGAAAAAAAGAATAAGAAAAAATATAAAAAAGGAAAAGTGATAGGGATATTTGTAGGGGTGTTGTTAGCTGTTGGAATAGGATATGGTGCGTATCTGTATAATAAAACTTCAAATGCGGTACAAAAAGCTTCTCTCAGTCTAGCACGTGGTGAGAAATCTGATTTGCGTGAGGAAGTTGTAAAGCCAATAACAAATAATGTTTCTCTTTTAATTATGGGCATTGATGAAAATCAAGAGCGTCAAAAAGAATATAATGGTGCATTTCATACAGATGCATTATTACTAGCTACTTTTAATAAGGATGATAAGACAGTCAAGTTAATAAGCATACCACGTGATACGTATACATATGTTCCAATCGAAAAGAAAAAGGATAAAATAACACATGCATATGGTAGGGGCTTTGTAAAGAACGGAAAGGATGGAGGACCGCAAGCGTCTGTTGAAGCGGTAGAAAAATTATTACATGTACCAGTTGATTATTTTGTGAAATTCAATTTTAATTCATTTATAAAAATTGTTGATGATTTGGGTGGTATTGAAATAGATGTTCCAATTGAGTTTTCTGAACAAAATAGTAAAGATGAACCGGAGGCTATTCATTTAAAAAAAGGAATGCAAACATTAACTGGTGAACAAGCACTTGCTCTTGCAAGAACACGTCATATCGATAGTGATGCTATGAGAGGACAGCGTCAGCAGCTTGTCATTGAAGCGATCTTAACAAAATTAAAAAGTGCGGGATCTGTTACGAAAATAGGAAAGATGATTGATGCTGTAGATGGTGAGTTTAAGACAAACTTAGCTTTGGCTGATATGCTGTCGTTTTATAAATACGGATTAAATGCTTCAATTGAGAAAATTCAATTAGCTGGAGATGATTTGTATTTACCGAATGGGCCGAAAGGTGAACGAGTCTATTATTATAATCCAGATACAAAGAGTTTGAGAGAACTTAGTAATATACTTCGAATACATCTTGGATTAAGTGAACAGCAAATTAAAAAAGAAGATGGGGAGAGTTAA